The Osmerus mordax isolate fOsmMor3 chromosome 5, fOsmMor3.pri, whole genome shotgun sequence DNA window caaaacacacatagctCAGATTATTGGGTTAATATTGTAATTATTTCGTTTTGTATCTGATATAGCCTGTCATTTTATTAAGTTTAATGAACGGCGTTCACAAGTCGACTTGATCAACAGTAGGCCTAtgcacaaatattcaaatcatgCGTTGAATAGCCTACCTTATCCATAATTTGATCAATTTAGTATAGACCATTAACgcattgtgtttttttctcacaGTTAACAGTTTGTTTGAAGAAGACACAGAAGAACTGTCTTACGACAACTTTACGCAGGCGGCGGCTTTACGCACTCAAGCTGTATCGTTTACTGGCAGTTTCTCCGTCGATTCAAGAAGTTCAGGGGTACACTGGAATCCGGGGGACGTCATTGACGTTGTCAGTGCGGATATTAGTACCACAGCTCCATCCACTGGGTCTGCGTCCCCGGCCTCGCCAACAGCAGCCAACATTTACGCCGACACCACTTTGAGAGGCACCATGGCGCACGTCCAGCCTGATATCAGTCACATGTACGCGCCTCCACCATCTTACTCCTGTAGCGGGGAGATGTACCAGGACCAATCAGCTTTCATGGCAACCTCCACCTGCACCATGGCTTATCAACCCCCATCCTATGCAGCGCCTAAGTCGACAGTTGACGGTGCGTTACTCTCCATTATGCCAGACTATGGTGGATTCTACCAACAGGGCTGTCAGCGGGACATCCAGGCTTTCCCTGAAAGGAAATCACTACCATACTCACTAGACACTCTCCGAGTTCCACCCCCCCTTACACCTCTCAACACAATCAGGAATTTTACCCTTGCTGGACCAGCAACGGAGGGCCCCATAGCTGCTTTTGCTCAAAATCTACCACTGAGACCAATACTGAGACCGAGGAAGTACCCCAACCGACCTAGCAAGACGCCCGTCCACGAGCGACCATACCCCTGTCCAGCAGACAGCTGCGACCGGAGGTTCTCCCGGTCGGATGAACTCAGCAGGCATCTTCGCATCCACACTGGACACAAACCGTTCCAGTGCCGAATCTGCATGCGCAGCTTCAGCCGGAGCGatcatctcactactcacatcCGCACGCACACAGGGGAAAAACCCTTCACGTGCGATCACTGTGGAAGAAAGTTTGCCAGGAGTGATGAGAGAAGAAGGCACACTAAAATCCActtgagacagaaagacaaaaagTCGTCATAAAATCGACGCGATATTGACAGTCAATGTCTCTTCAGAATCAATCAACGAAATAGAGGACTGTCAATGGAATGTGTTAACATCACGgatgtgaaaaaaactatatTCATAGGCTAATTTGCACTGAAGTACATTCCTTAAGACATTCCTTCAGGTGAGGACTCTCTCAACCACCATGTCCTTGCTGGGGCAGCAACCCAACTATGGGAGCAACCCAGAGAGATATTGCTGATTTGGGATTTACTTAGTAACTAATTACTGAATACCAACTgctaaaatgttttttattattattatatctcaGTGCTCAGCATACCAGGCATTTGGTGATTTGTATTTGCTCAGGGTTCAAATCAAACTGTGGGCCATAGAGGGTTTAGGGATTCCCTCCCTGTCAGGATGCCCGGTTAGTCTTTTTGACAGATCTCCATAGAGCGAGGGTCCTAAAGCCTAAAAATGTAAGAGCCAGCTCCCTGCTTAGGGATCCTCGCAGGGCTCTCAGGAGCTACAAAGCTTGGGCCTTGATGTCTTGGTGTGGAGAGATGATTGTGACTGATTGTGGCTGATTCATTGCTGCTCTTGACTTTTGTAGCCTTACCAAGGACCACATTAATTTCACATTAATTGATTAGTGCTTTACAATATTATTATTGGATGCAAATATCCTGAGAAATATTATTCACATGACAGCCACTTCAATGTAAAATAATTTGGTAACATAAAACAACAATTAAATGATTCTGAATCCTTTGTTTATTTGACCATATGATGTTCTGAACTACAGATGTTATTTCCATACACGCTATGTAAATGCATTAAGCTTTAAATGGACTGGTCCGCTGAGCTTATGCCATAAAAACGTTTGGctaaatgttttgtttattgttaaaaCACTGTCTTAAAACAGCCAACATTGAAATAGCAACACCTGTCTAGTTTACGGAAAAATAACAATTAAAGCATTGTGTAACTTTTAATATAAGATTTTTGAGACCGCGTATCACAATGAACTGTGCCAAATGCCTTCATGTTAGATAACATAAGATCCTAGAAACCCACCCTATTGCCTCAATGGCCATGGCCTGCATGATTTATCATTCATTAACTACAGATTACACATACTTTATAAGCAAACCAGACCACACTTCTGTACTGCTTCACTGCTTTCATTACACAGTGACTGATTCACAGTCCCTTCCACATCAAAATGGGTATTAGACAATTGTGAGCAAAGGCCCAACTAAGTGCTTTTTCATAGACACCTCCCACTCCGTTGCCCACACCAGGGTGACAGCCCACTATTACCATCATTGAGAGGACTCATTAGAACTTACAAAAACTATGTGACAGAGTCCTGAAAATCAACTGATCACAAATCTGTTAACTAGTCTAATCATCCTGGCCTTGCAACCTAATCTTCAGATGGAGACCTCAGGTCCTGGATAGGGTTCCCCTCCACACCAGAAGTCTGCAGGCTGGGATATCTCCATCAGCCACACTTCTTTCTGGTTTTGTGATTCTGTCTTTTTGGCCTCGGTGTCCACCACTGGGTCAAGAACTTTGTAGTAATGACAGTCCCTCTCATCGTCTGGGTCATATGGGGGTGCCAGGATGTCGAGGAAAGCAGTTGGTCCATCCACGGCGTCGATTTGGTGAAGGTTATCCCTGTCAGGACTCAACATACACGGTTCGCTTTCCTCAGTGTACTCTCCTGTCGACCTCAGCACGGAAAGCCTCAGTGCCCCTTTCTGGAACGGTGGGCTGAAAGGCGTGTCACTGCTGCTGGTCGCTGTTGGAGGTTTGTCCACCCTATCGAAGCAGGTGATCCTGACCTTGCCGTACATAACTTTCAACATGCCATGCATCCCCGGGTGGTCATGTAGCGGTATGGAAGCGCCGCTCTTTAGTAGAAACACTCCCATGCTAAAGGTGTCCGTTTCAcatatgtgcatgtatgtgacCGGTGGGCTATGTGGTGGAGATATCAGGGAGCTGTCAACTTTTCTCGCAACGAGTTTCAGATCCTCAGCTCTAACTTCAGTCATGAGAGTCTtcagtttagtttggttttccAGGAAAGCTTTATTCGCCTCCCCCACAGCAAACGGATTTCTAAACGTAACAAGCGCCTGTCGGGCAATTTTCTTGACGAGGCAGGTCATGTTGTCTCTGGGCATCATAACGGATCGTGTAATTCCAGCAGTCCAATGCTACAAGCACGAAGGTTGGCAAACGTGACTCATACAATCACGCTGACTTCTGGGCTCGCGGTCAGCAAACGCTAGCTAACCAGCTAACCTTTCTGCACTTCCTCTTTAACCGATTGAAAATGTTTGGTCTTTAACCTATATCATATAAAATGGTACGATAACCACCATAAAGACTGAATATCAAGAAATCAGGTTAGATGTAACAACTATAGATCTCTCAACTTCAACACCCCATTTGAAGCTTTCTGTCACACACGTCCGCAAAGAAAACATAGCTGACGCACCACGTACCCCATAGCAACATGGGAAATGTGGTTTGATTATGATGtgcaaataatgtatttaaatcgAAAATTTTCAGATACTAATACTACTGTCAACATTTACGTTGTATATATTTGAAAGTAAAATTTAGCCACAGTATGACTGGATATTGACGttttattcaaataaataacaacTTTGCATTGCAATCCTACTACATTAACCAAGATTCAGCATCTTACGCCCCCGCTCTCTAAGCGAAATCAGGTTGTTGACCTTTTGGTCACCTAATGTGGCGTCTGAGCTACACTGGCGCATTAACTATGAAATGATCTCAGAATAGCAATGAAACGTGTCAGAGTTGACAAAAAAAACGTATTTTTATTCCGATTTCCTCTTCTGATGAATGTATTCACAGACCAACCATCCAAGTAGCCTATTTCACATACATAATTTGAAATATGTTCAAATAGGTGGTCCCATGATGTGAGAGTAAAATCATAATGACAGTACACTGACAGACTGAGAAGACCCCCTGTTTTCTCCTTAGTTTCATTGTGGTGTTTATCCCATCCCATCCaaactaaacaaacaaacaaacaagattaGTCACTGCAAGAGGTTGTTTATCCCAGGCCTTGTATTTCCATAAAACCCAGCCACCAGCATGTTTATCAGTTTCTTTGGAATTCCTAGAGAGCAGCAAGAGTACTATAATCagttgtttgtgtattagaataACACGTAGTTCCGTCCTCCATCGCAACCCTGCCCCCTCGTAGcaccccctgaccccctccAATAAAGTAAACACCTAGATATTACAATGACACTGAACAGATTGAAGTCACTGTTCTAAATAAGATAAATCTGGGGCGGGAGATTCGTTTTTCAGCTGCTGCATCTTTCAGTTCATAGTTGCTGTCTGGGCTCTCTGCCCACTCCACAGGGCATAGACAGGAAACACGACTATCCATGTTAGTGGTTCCCCAAGGATCCCTAGTGCTGAGTACAGTTCATAGCAAAACAGAGCACAGCTGTAACATTAGCATGGTGATCGGTGAGATATTTTAATTTGTTCCATGGGCTTTTTGATCGTCTAACCCCAAGTGACAGGTTCCTATCGATGAACAGTTAGGATAAAAACTTTTGTAAATATACCAGCGTGCCAGAATATCATATTTGTCATGCCTAGCAATCCCTCAGTTTCGGAAACATGCTAAACACACTTTACACAACCTCCAACAAAAATAAAAGATCCAGCTCATAGAGAAAAATAAGGACTGTCTGACAGAAGGTCCCTGTTTTGGGACCAGATGCCCAGAGAGGATGAAGACCCTGTTACAAATGTGTGTCGTATCCCCTTAAGAAGTTAATTATCTCTGGCAAGGTCTTCCTCAAACATTCCTTCAAATGACTATTAACAAACACATTCATGTTGTTGTGCTGCAAAAAATCTTTCGTTATTGGTCTCAAACTAGGTTCTGGTCCAATTTCACTGACTTCCTCCACAGAGCATTTACATAAGCGTTCCACAACACTTGACACTTGTGCTGTTATCCCTGTAATTACCATAATGTGTCAACATACATCTTCCTGCTCTCACACAGTGTTCACTAAGGCCCATTGTATTTGCAGCCCAAGAGTGTTGACCAATATGTTGTGTCATCCTGCAGGGTATTATTAGAAAGCGAGAGGCAACAAGCCACTGCGTTGGTGCGACGTGTGTGTTCGTTTGTCAGAAGCAAAAGAAGACACGATTCTGTCTTCTCACGTCTATAAATAAGGAGAATAGCATCACTGGTGTTTGGTGAGTAACCGGCAACACATCCCCCTTTCCAAACACATGACACTCACAGGATTACTAAACACTGATGAATATGGACACTTCCTTTTCCATGTTGTTGACAAAAAATACCTTAAGAATACCCAATGGTTTTGACTCTCCTAACAGTTCAGTAAATCCTAGTTGAGTGTATCCTTCAGGAcatagggagggaaaggagaattGGGATGCAGGGTCATGAAAATGGGGTAGAGTTCTGGAAGGATCGTTCACATCTCATTCATTCAGACCCAAACTGCTATCATCAGTCCTCTACAACAGATCTCCAATCTCACACTGTAGCCTCTGAACCTCCTTCCTGGATGTACAATGGCAGTTTCTAGCTGtttcacacactgacaaacCTCTCATTCATACTTAGAACACTGAACTTGCTAACCTTTCCATGGGAACtgggagaaagggaaggggaTTGTTCGTAGACATCTTGGGTTTGGTCTTGTCAATTGCAG harbors:
- the LOC136943609 gene encoding early growth response protein 2b-like; this translates as MTKGLSIRTLIGFKMTTKIVDKVSPSIGVFFDDIPKGIYPVREGISEQLPEPGSGFKEECDNQINGNEGVNSLFEEDTEELSYDNFTQAAALRTQAVSFTGSFSVDSRSSGVHWNPGDVIDVVSADISTTAPSTGSASPASPTAANIYADTTLRGTMAHVQPDISHMYAPPPSYSCSGEMYQDQSAFMATSTCTMAYQPPSYAAPKSTVDGALLSIMPDYGGFYQQGCQRDIQAFPERKSLPYSLDTLRVPPPLTPLNTIRNFTLAGPATEGPIAAFAQNLPLRPILRPRKYPNRPSKTPVHERPYPCPADSCDRRFSRSDELSRHLRIHTGHKPFQCRICMRSFSRSDHLTTHIRTHTGEKPFTCDHCGRKFARSDERRRHTKIHLRQKDKKSS
- the adob gene encoding 2-aminoethanethiol (cysteamine) dioxygenase b gives rise to the protein MMPRDNMTCLVKKIARQALVTFRNPFAVGEANKAFLENQTKLKTLMTEVRAEDLKLVARKVDSSLISPPHSPPVTYMHICETDTFSMGVFLLKSGASIPLHDHPGMHGMLKVMYGKVRITCFDRVDKPPTATSSSDTPFSPPFQKGALRLSVLRSTGEYTEESEPCMLSPDRDNLHQIDAVDGPTAFLDILAPPYDPDDERDCHYYKVLDPVVDTEAKKTESQNQKEVWLMEISQPADFWCGGEPYPGPEVSI